In Tessaracoccus sp. MC1865, the DNA window ACGCGCACTCGCTGGGGCTCCTGGCGCGCACCGGCTTCGGCCCTGACACCCCCTTCGAGGCGGTGAGGATCGGCGACATGGTGCACATCACCGTCGGTGAGGCCGCCGTCGACGTGCCCGTGCACACTGCGGAACTGCTGTTCGTGAGCCCCGAGTGAGCGACCTCGACGGCGTGCTGAGGTGGTTCGGCACCCGCAAGCCCGGCGCCATGGAGGAGGTGCTGTCCCGTACCTACGGCGGCGACCGCACCCCCTACGAGTGGCTGGCGCGGGCGGTGTCGTCGTCTGCCGTGACCGTGCTCGACCTGGCCTGCGGCGCCGGGGCGATGATCGAGCGGCTGCAGCGGCCGGGCCGCACCGTCATCGGCCTCGACCGGTCAGAGGCGGAGCTGCGCGAGGCGCAGCGCCGCGGCCGCGGCCCGCTGGTGCAGGCGCACGCCTCCTACCTGCCGTTCGCCGACAACAGCTTCGACGCGGTGGTCAGCTCGATCGGCATCTCCGTCGTGGCGGACCGTCCACGGTTCCTGGCGGAGGCCGCCCGTGTGCTGAGGCCGGGTGGTGTGTTCGCCGCACTCACGCCGTCGCTGCGTCCCGCGAACATCGAGGACCTGAAGATCGTCAGCCGTCTGGGCGGCTACCTGCGCACCACCCCGCACCTCCCGGGCGTCACCGAGTTCAAGGCCAAGCGTGCCCTGGGTGAGGTGGGCCTCACGAAGGCCGAGGACAAGCGGGCGAAGTACTACTACGAACTGGCCAGCGAGGAGGACGCGGAGCGCTTCCTCGCCGGGCTTCGCGCCCCCGTGGACGCCAGCCGCACCGCCGCCACGCTCGATTTCCTCCGCCAGCGGCTCCGGATCGGCCCTGTCCAGGTGCCGCTGCCGATGCGCCGCATCATCGCGATCAAGTAACTCCTTGCCGCGCTGGGAACCCTTTCGGTCCATAGGAAGTGGCAGCGAGCCGGGGTATGGTCGAAGTGTCGGGCGGAATATCCCGTAATCCCACCGCGTTGCACTACGTGGAAACGACGACGAAAGGTGTCACCCATGGCGACCACTGACCTGACTGCTGTTGACTTCGAGAGCACGGTCAAGGACAACGAGATCGTGCTGGTCGACTTCTGGGCGGACTGGTGCGGACCGTGTAAGCGTTTTGCGCCGATCTACGATGACGCCTCCGTGCGGCACGACGACGTCGTGTTCGCGAAGGTCGACACCGAGGACGCGCGCGACCTTGCGGCTGCGCTGGAGATCCAGTCCATCCCCACGTTGATGGGCTTCAAGTCCGGCCAGCTGGTGTTCCGCCAGGCCGGCATGCTCAGCGGCAAGCAGCTCGACTCCGTGATCGAGCAGATCCGCGACCTCGACATCGAGGCCGCGCTCGCCGATCAGCAGAAGAAGTAACCCGCAGACCACCAATCAACGGCGGCCCGTCCCCACTCCGGGGGCGGTCCGCCGTCGTCGTGCGTGAGCACGTAGAGTCACCGGTTCCGTAACGCTGGTGGTCGGCGTGTCGCGCCCGTGGCCCCATCCAATTGCTCACGGCACATCGCGGCCCAACGTTTGGGGACACCCCCTCCGGAGGCCCATACCCCCGCCGCCTACTATGGCCAGTAGTAGTAACCGAAAGGGACGACGATGACCTCCGATCGCAAGGACATGACGGTCCAACCGGATCTCAGTGCTAGCCAGGGACGGGTGGCGGCGGTGCGCTCGCGCCGTCCCATCTACCTGGACATGCTCCCGCCGTGCAACGCGGGGTGCCCGGCGGGTGAAAACATCCAGGAATGGCTGAGGCTCATCAAGGCCGGCGAAGCCGAGGCGGCCTGGCGGCAACTGGTGGCCGACAACCCGTTCCCCGCCGTCCACGGGCGCGTCTGCTACCACCCGTGCGAGACCGCCTGCAACCGTCAGGAGCTCGACTCCGCCGTCAGCATCCACTCCGTGGAGCGCTACCTGGGCGACCTCGCGATCGAGAAGGGCTGGCAGTTCCCCAAGGTCCGCCGCGCCTCCGGCCGCCGCGTGATGGTGGTGGGCGCAGGCCCCTCCGGCCTCTCCGCCGCGTACCACCTCGCCCGCCTCGGCCATGCCGTGGAGATCTTCGACGCCGGTGACCTCCCCGGCGGCATGATGCGCTACGGCATCCCCGAGTACCGCCTCCCGCGCGACGTGCTGGACGCCGAGATCGACCGCCTCCGCGAGATGGGCATCGTCTTCCGGCAGAACACCCCCATCAAGGACCTCCTGGCCATGCAGGAGCAGGGTCGGTTCGACGCGGTGTTCGTCGCCGTCGGCGCCCACATCTCCAAGCGCGTCGACATCCCCTCGGCAGACGCCACACGGGTGGTCGACGCGGTGAGCTTCCTGCGCGACGTCGCCTCGGGCGAGCGGCCGGTCATCGGCCGCCGGGTCGCCGTCTACGGCGGCGGCAACACGGCCATGGACGCAGCCCGGGTCGCCCGGCGGCTCGGCGCGGAGGAGTCGGTCGTCGTCTACCGGCGCACCGAGGAACAGATGCCCGCCCACGCCGAGGAACTCGAGGGCGCCCAGACAGAGGGCGTCAAGATGAACTGGCTGCGCACCATCAAGGAGATGCACGACGAGGACCTCACCGTCGAGGTCATGGAGATCGACGAGGAGGGCAGGGCCCGCGGCACCGGCAGGTACGAGACGCTCACCGCCGACACCGTCATCCTCGCGCTCGGCCAGCGCGCCGACACCGACTTCCTCCGCGCCATCCCCGGCATGAGCTTCAACGACGACGTGGTCGACGTCGATCCGCATTCGCTGATGACCGCGGTGCCCGGCATCTTCGCCGGCGGCGACGCCGTGCCGTCGGACCGGACCGTCACCATCGGCACCGGCCACGGCAAGAAGGCGGCCAAGCGAATCGACGCCTACCTCAACACCGAGGAATGGGTCACGCCGCTGAAGCACCCCGTCGTCACCCTCGACCAGATGAACGTGTGGTACTTCGGCGACCACGGCCGTCGGCAGCACCAGGAGACGGAGGGGGAGGACCGCATCGGCGACTTCGCCGAGATCGTCTCCGGCCTCACCGACGAGGAGGCGAATTTCGAGGCGCGCCGGTGCCTCAGTTGCGGTAACTGCTTCGAGTGCGACGGCTGCTTCGGCGCCTGCCCGGAGGACGCCGTCATCAAGCTGGGCAAGGGCAACCGGTACCGCTTTGACTACGAAAAATGTACGGGCTGTGCCACCTGCTACGAGCAGTGTCCGGTGCACGCCATCGAGATGATTCCGGAGGGAGGACGATGAGCAGCCTGCAGGCCATCATCGACGGCAACGAGGCAGCGGCTGACGTCGCCTACCGGGTGAGCGAACTGTGCTCGATCTACCCCATCACGCCCAGCTCCACCATGGCGGAACTCGCCGACGAGTGGATGGCGCACCACCGCCCCAACATCTACGGGCAGGTGCCCACCGTCATCGAGATGCAGTCCGAGGGCGGCGCCGCCGGGGCGATGCACGGCGCGTTGCAGGGTGGTGCGTTGTCGACGACGTTCACCGCGTCGCAGGGCCTCCTGCTGATGATCCCCAACATGTACCGCATCGCGGGTGAGCTGACCTCGACGGTGTTCCACGTCGCCGCGCGCTCCCTCGCGACGCAGGGCCTGTCCATCTTCGGCGACCACCAGGACGTCATGGCCGTGCGGCAGACGGGCGTGTGTCTGCTCAGCTCCGCGTCGGTGCAGGAGGCCCACGACATGGCCGCCATCGCGCACCACGCCACGCTGCGCACGCGCCTGCCGTTCGTGCACTTCTTCGACGGGTTCCGCACCTCGCACGAGCTCAACACCATGACGCGCCTCACCGACGACCAGCTGCGCGCCTTCATCCCGCGCGACCTGGTGCTCGAGCACCGCGGCCGCGCCCTCAGCCCCGCCAACCCGTTCATCCGCGGCACCGCGCAGAACCCGGACACCTACTTCCAGTCACGCGAGACGTCCAACGCGTTCTACGAGTGGGTGCCCGGCGTCCTGACCGACGCCATGTACCAGTTCGAGGCGCTCACCGGCCGCAGCTACGGCCTCGTCGAGTACCACGGCGCCGAGGACGCGGAGCGGGTCGTCATCATCATGGGCTCGGGCATCGAGGCCGTCACCCCGGTGGTGGACAGGCTCAATGCCGACGGCGGGCGCGTCGGGGTCATCCAGATGCGCCTGTACCGCCCGTTCCCGACGGAGGCCCTGCTCGCCGCCCTGCCCGAGAGCGTGCGGCGCCTCGCGGTGCTGGACCGCACCAAGGAGCCCGGCGCCTCAGGCGAGCCGCTGTTCCTCGACGTCAGTTCCGTGCTGGGCGAGGCGGTCGCCAACGGTCGGCGGGCCTCGCTGCCCCAGATGATCGGTGGTCGCTACGGCCTGTCGTCGAAGGAGTTCACGCCCGCGATGGTGCAGGCGATCTTCGACGAGCTGGGCTCCGAGCACCCGCGGCCCCGGTTCACCGTCGGCATCAACGACGACGTGACGCACCTGTCGCTCGACTACGACCCGACGCTGGACCTCGAGGACCCCGAGACCCTGCGCGCCGTGTTCTACGGGCTGGGCTCCGACGGCACCGTCGGCGCCAACAAGAACACCATCAAGATCCTCGGCTCTTCCGAGGACCTGTTCGCGCAGGGCTACTTCGTCTACGACTCGAAGAAGTCCGGCTCGCGCACCGTCTCGCACCTCCGGTTCGGCCCCAATCCGATCAAGGCGCCGTACCTGGTCAGCCAGGCAGGCTTCATCGGCTGTCACCACTGGTCCATCCTGGAGCGCGTCGACGTGCTGGAGTTCGCGCGGCCCGGCTCCACGCTGCTGCTGAACTCCCCGTACGGCCCGCGCGAGACGTGGCACCACCTGCCGCAGCCCATGCAGGAGAAGATCATCCAACTGGGCCTCAAGGTCTACGTGATCGACGCCGGCAAGGTGGCGCGCGCGGCGGGCCTGGGCAGCCGCACCAACACCATCCTGCAGACCTGTTTCTTCGCCATCTCCGGCGTGCTCGACAGGGAACTGGCGATCCGCAAGATCAAGGACGCCATCTCCAAGACCTACGCCCGCAAGTCGGCCGAGGTCGTCCGGAAGAACCACGAGGCGGTCGATTCCGCGCTCGCGGACCTCTTCCAGCTCGACATCCCCGTCGACGCCACTTCCGGTCGGGGTTTCATCCCGCCGGTGCCGTCGGATGCGCCCGAGTTCGTCCGCACCGTCACCGCGACGATGCTGCAGGGCCGCGGCGACGACCTGCCCGTCTCGGCGATGCCCGTCGACGGCACGTACCCCTCCGGCACGACGAAGTTCGAGAAGCGCAACATCTCCGAGATCGTCGCCGAGTGGGACGAGGAGGCCTGCATCCAGTGCGGCAACTGCGCCTTCGTCTGTCCGCACGCCGTGCTGCGTGCCAAGTCCTACCCGACCGAGATGCTCGACGGCGCGCCCGACGGCTTCCTCAGCGCACCCCTGAACGCCGCCGGCCTCCCGTCGACGAGTTACACGCTGCAGGTCTACGTCGAGGACTGCACCGGCTGCGGCCTCTGTGTGGAGGCGTGTCCCGTCAAGCCCATCGGTCAGCTGAACCGCCGTGCCATCAACCTCGTGCCGAAGCTGGACCGCAGCAAGGACATCGAGGCCGTCGAGTTCTTCGAGGAACTCCCGGTCAACAAGCGCGTCAACGTCGACTTCGGCACCGTGCGCGGCACCCAGTTACTGGAGCCGTTGTTCGAGTTCTCCGGAGCCTGCTCGGGCTGCGGCGAGACCCCGTACCTGAAGCTGCTCAGCCAGCTGTTCGGCGACCGCGCCACCATCGCCAACGCGACGGGGTGCTCGTCCATCTACGGCGGCAACCTTCCCACCACGCCGTGGGCGAAGAACGCCGAAGGTCGCGGCCCGGCCTGGTCCAACTCGCTGTTCGAGGACAACGCCGAGTTCGGCCTGGGGATGCGGCTGGCCGCAGACCTCCACGAGGACCTGGCCCGCCGTCGCCTCCTGGAGCTGAAGGGGCAGATCGGCGACGACGACCTCGTCGACGCCATCCTGGGTGCGAGGCAGCGGCAGGGCTCCGAGATCGCGGCGCAGATGGAGCGGGTCAAGCTGCTCCTCCCGAGGCTGACCGACCTCACCGGCACCGCCGCGGAGGACCTCCGCTCGGTGGCAGACCACCTGGTGCGGCGCTCCGTGTGGATCGTCGGCGGCGACGGCTGGGCCTACGACATCGGCTCCGGTGGCCTGGACCACGTGCTGGCCTCCGGCCGCAACGTCAACATCCTCGTGCTGGACACCGAGGTGTACTCCAACACCGGCGGCCAGGCCTCGAAGTCGACGCCGATGGGCGCCGTCGCGAAGTTCGCCTCCGGCGGCAAGACCACCAACAAGAAGGACCTCGCGCTGCAGGCCTCGGCCTACGGGTCTGTGTACGTGGCGCGCGTCGCCATGGGCGCGGACCCGCAGCAGACGCTCAAGGCGTTCCGCGAGGCGGAGGCCTACGACGGCCCCAGCCTGATCATCGCCTACAGCCACTGCATCGCCCAGGGCTTCGACATGCGCAAGGGCCTGGACCAGCAGTACAAGGCGGTCAACTCCGGTCACTGGCCGCTGATGCGCTACAACCCCGTCATCCGCGACGCCGGCGGCAACCCCTTCCTGCTCGACTCCCCGCGCCCGCGGCTGTCGCTGGCCGAGTACCAGTCGGTCGAGCTGCGCTACCGCGTGCTGCGGGCCGCAGACCCGGAGGAGGCCGATCGGTTGCTCTCCCTGGCACAGGAACAGATCGACCGCCGGTGGGGTGAATACGAACAGCTCGCCGCCCGCGGCGCTGATTCCTTC includes these proteins:
- a CDS encoding class I SAM-dependent methyltransferase; this translates as MSDLDGVLRWFGTRKPGAMEEVLSRTYGGDRTPYEWLARAVSSSAVTVLDLACGAGAMIERLQRPGRTVIGLDRSEAELREAQRRGRGPLVQAHASYLPFADNSFDAVVSSIGISVVADRPRFLAEAARVLRPGGVFAALTPSLRPANIEDLKIVSRLGGYLRTTPHLPGVTEFKAKRALGEVGLTKAEDKRAKYYYELASEEDAERFLAGLRAPVDASRTAATLDFLRQRLRIGPVQVPLPMRRIIAIK
- the trxA gene encoding thioredoxin; amino-acid sequence: MATTDLTAVDFESTVKDNEIVLVDFWADWCGPCKRFAPIYDDASVRHDDVVFAKVDTEDARDLAAALEIQSIPTLMGFKSGQLVFRQAGMLSGKQLDSVIEQIRDLDIEAALADQQKK
- a CDS encoding NAD(P)-binding protein; amino-acid sequence: MTSDRKDMTVQPDLSASQGRVAAVRSRRPIYLDMLPPCNAGCPAGENIQEWLRLIKAGEAEAAWRQLVADNPFPAVHGRVCYHPCETACNRQELDSAVSIHSVERYLGDLAIEKGWQFPKVRRASGRRVMVVGAGPSGLSAAYHLARLGHAVEIFDAGDLPGGMMRYGIPEYRLPRDVLDAEIDRLREMGIVFRQNTPIKDLLAMQEQGRFDAVFVAVGAHISKRVDIPSADATRVVDAVSFLRDVASGERPVIGRRVAVYGGGNTAMDAARVARRLGAEESVVVYRRTEEQMPAHAEELEGAQTEGVKMNWLRTIKEMHDEDLTVEVMEIDEEGRARGTGRYETLTADTVILALGQRADTDFLRAIPGMSFNDDVVDVDPHSLMTAVPGIFAGGDAVPSDRTVTIGTGHGKKAAKRIDAYLNTEEWVTPLKHPVVTLDQMNVWYFGDHGRRQHQETEGEDRIGDFAEIVSGLTDEEANFEARRCLSCGNCFECDGCFGACPEDAVIKLGKGNRYRFDYEKCTGCATCYEQCPVHAIEMIPEGGR
- the nifJ gene encoding pyruvate:ferredoxin (flavodoxin) oxidoreductase produces the protein MSSLQAIIDGNEAAADVAYRVSELCSIYPITPSSTMAELADEWMAHHRPNIYGQVPTVIEMQSEGGAAGAMHGALQGGALSTTFTASQGLLLMIPNMYRIAGELTSTVFHVAARSLATQGLSIFGDHQDVMAVRQTGVCLLSSASVQEAHDMAAIAHHATLRTRLPFVHFFDGFRTSHELNTMTRLTDDQLRAFIPRDLVLEHRGRALSPANPFIRGTAQNPDTYFQSRETSNAFYEWVPGVLTDAMYQFEALTGRSYGLVEYHGAEDAERVVIIMGSGIEAVTPVVDRLNADGGRVGVIQMRLYRPFPTEALLAALPESVRRLAVLDRTKEPGASGEPLFLDVSSVLGEAVANGRRASLPQMIGGRYGLSSKEFTPAMVQAIFDELGSEHPRPRFTVGINDDVTHLSLDYDPTLDLEDPETLRAVFYGLGSDGTVGANKNTIKILGSSEDLFAQGYFVYDSKKSGSRTVSHLRFGPNPIKAPYLVSQAGFIGCHHWSILERVDVLEFARPGSTLLLNSPYGPRETWHHLPQPMQEKIIQLGLKVYVIDAGKVARAAGLGSRTNTILQTCFFAISGVLDRELAIRKIKDAISKTYARKSAEVVRKNHEAVDSALADLFQLDIPVDATSGRGFIPPVPSDAPEFVRTVTATMLQGRGDDLPVSAMPVDGTYPSGTTKFEKRNISEIVAEWDEEACIQCGNCAFVCPHAVLRAKSYPTEMLDGAPDGFLSAPLNAAGLPSTSYTLQVYVEDCTGCGLCVEACPVKPIGQLNRRAINLVPKLDRSKDIEAVEFFEELPVNKRVNVDFGTVRGTQLLEPLFEFSGACSGCGETPYLKLLSQLFGDRATIANATGCSSIYGGNLPTTPWAKNAEGRGPAWSNSLFEDNAEFGLGMRLAADLHEDLARRRLLELKGQIGDDDLVDAILGARQRQGSEIAAQMERVKLLLPRLTDLTGTAAEDLRSVADHLVRRSVWIVGGDGWAYDIGSGGLDHVLASGRNVNILVLDTEVYSNTGGQASKSTPMGAVAKFASGGKTTNKKDLALQASAYGSVYVARVAMGADPQQTLKAFREAEAYDGPSLIIAYSHCIAQGFDMRKGLDQQYKAVNSGHWPLMRYNPVIRDAGGNPFLLDSPRPRLSLAEYQSVELRYRVLRAADPEEADRLLSLAQEQIDRRWGEYEQLAARGADSFAADPRRDS